In Crassostrea angulata isolate pt1a10 chromosome 4, ASM2561291v2, whole genome shotgun sequence, one genomic interval encodes:
- the LOC128180332 gene encoding von Willebrand factor D and EGF domain-containing protein-like yields MINCACADHGKCKNIKIVTASVSKDDMGGLWHLCLFSLCTIVHSADQYDPCKTAFTLEKMEQRVKENRIHDWTLMLCDRYSLGNGRWVRADAQDLLQTEPTPDEWCGTRYPIWMKEPPPEFVGEEVERDACVVGLQDSCAETLPIKIKKCVDYNVYYLTPPTSCYKAYCFQYSTNGIPPTDVVERPVVRHQFVRVEGKTAMQELQFVCSFTAKEFDYYYQVKWYIDGNPLVMKDAVQNKSIRNTDLGYDDKDETKGYRKLGINIKCSVRLKNVPDGVPGPFSEISKNFFAGIQVTSTRVNIKRDKPEGHIEVKLTVPFGCPFMPNGSVENCGLDIEMNVPRDPEKCSSVIKSAKTLISQGKNCGFRIFQTTWYKKVTIPIAFIDTPEYDLVLPDSPEGAFRIGMITGQKEGSPEWSGIELENVYVYISQSPGIWQGKECHAVNDPHMLTFDGRKYENQNHGRFVLYWGKRKGFPMEVQIETTACNRGRGRPTWDPFCVCAVAVRAGADVFVIDRCPYKPIRIKYMSCNENLLDARKLDEKNYRIYFPSGTYVQAVLEDYPTDNVRTVNVHVYPSKSDDKLTGGLCGTLNGNIWDDFMDRGGNLLWSTEAFNQHWRLSWAEFLGNMNEDQLNALPRWKHDVFYCTCPHEHVRGNKPEKIRECSEDTIVKCAKEDNPALNKNNCQIRNKRSAVKPFSYKMFQRQDIQLSEFTDTEEINISRTKREAEVIWTRKKASDFCNNFIKQSQTYKACSRVPGVSPDSLIENCVLDIMMTNSTIWAGGSREALRTTCMKEISQNTTLKAVTEEGKPSIAEQVKKKTCTNECSGHGICINGTCECDEEFGAKDCSMDLNKPPLVYGVNIEEGGLCDKRACQRALVEGYGFLDMHTLKCLLTVFHVTENKTVVGDFIEYMVQAEHDSIAEVFCPLGPARRRRSVPRGFVQGITLSVANNGRNFSTHHTIFVLDGVCQDTVNVSGDIQFTLRVGYCYINGKCYGDGSIHETEECLACNTEKNTTEWSKVDGCELVTEAVDDKLEVNGNLKPEGDSFPTTIVVTVLVSVLVLAALVTSVVLYFKMKRSASFSLKSEAYKNMENRY; encoded by the exons ATCAATACGACCCCTGCAAAACGGCATTCACTCTTGAAAAAATGGAGCAAAGAGTTAAGGAAAATCGTATTCACGACTGGACTTTGATGCTGTGTGATCGGTACTCATTGGGGAACGGCCGCTGGGTCAGAGCTGATGCACAGGACTTATTACAGACCGAACCAACACCAGATGAATGGTGTGGAACTCGCTATCCAATTTGGATGAAAG AGCCTCCTCCTGAATTCGTTGGCGAGGAAGTTGAAAGGGACGCATGCGTCGTGGGACTGCAGGATTCGTGTGCCGAAACACTGCCGATCAAGATCAAGAAATGTGTTGATTACAATGTCTATTACCTGACTCCCCCAACAAGTTGCTACAAGGCGTACTGTTTCC AATATTCTACCAACG GTATTCCACCAACTGATGTGGTGGAACGACCCGTGGTGCGCCACCAATTTGTCAGGGTGGAGGGCAAGACAGCAATGCAGGAACTACAATTCGTCTGTTCCTTTACTGCCAAAGAATTCGACTACTACTATCAGGTGAAGTGGTATATAGACGGCAATCCTCTTGTGATGAAAGATGCCGTCCAAAATAAGTCCATAAGAAATACAGATCTGGGTTATGACGATAAAGATGAAACAAAGGGATATCGGAAGCTTGGCATCAAC ATCAAGTGCTCGGTTCGGTTAAAAAATGTACCAGACGGTGTGCCCGGACCTTTCTCGGAGATAAGTAAAAATTTCTTTGCTGGCATACAA GTCACTTCCACTAGAGTTAACATCAAAAGAGACAAACCAGAGGGGCATATTGAAGTCAAGTTAACAGTTCCTTTCGGTTGTCCTTTCATGCCAAATGGCAGTGTAGAAAACTGTGGGTTGGATATTGAGATGAACGTTCCAAGAGATCCGGAAAAATGTTCTTCAGTAATAAAATCTGCAAAAACTTTAATAAGTCAAGGAAAAAATTGTGGGTTTAGAATTTTCCAAACGACTTGGTATAAAAAAGTCACCATTCCAATTGCATTCATTGACACGCCAGAATACGATTTGGTACTTCCGGATTCACCAGAAGGCGCTTTCCGGATTGGAATGATAACTGGACAGAAGGAAGGAAGTCCGGAGTGGAGCGGGATCGAGCTCGAGAATGTTTATGTTTAT ATTTCTCAGAGCCCTGGTATCTGGCAAGGCAAGGAATGTCACGCCGTGAATGATCCACACATGCTGACGTTTGATGGAAGGAA ATACGAAAATCAAAACCATGGAAGATTCGTTCTCTACTGGGGAAAGAGAAAAGGTTTTCCTATGGAG GTTCAGATTGAGACAACAGCGTGTAACAGGGGACGTGGACGTCCAACATGGGACCCCTTCTGTGTCTGCGCTGTAGCCGTACGGGCGGGGGCGGACGTTTTTGTCATTGATCGATGTCCATATAAACCCATACGGATTAAGTACATGTCCTGCAACGAGAACCTTTTAGACGCCCGAAAACTTGACGAAAAAAACTATAGA ATATACTTTCCGAGTGGTACGTATGTTCAAGCAGTGTTGGAGGATTACCCCACAGATAACGTACGGACAGTCAACGTACACGTGTATCCGTCCAAATCAGACGATAAACTGACGGGCGGACTGTGTGGAACTCTGAACGGGAATATATGGGATGATTTCATGGACAGGGGCGGTAATTTACTGTGGAGTACTGAAGCATTTAATCAACATTGGAG GCTCAGCTGGGCTGAGTTTTTGGGAAACATGAACGAGGACCAGTTGAATGCTTTGCCTCGCTGGAAACACGATGTATTCTACTGTACATGTCCACATGAACACGTACGCGGAAACAAACCAGAAAAAATTCGCGAATGCTCTGAGGACACCATTGTAAAATGTGCCAAGGAGGACAACCCAGcactaaataaaaataactgtCAAATCCGGAATAAACGGTCTGCTGTTAAACCGTTCTCCTACAAAATGTTCCAGAGACAAGACATTCAATTGAGCGAATTCACAGACACCGAAGAG ATAAATATATCAAGGACGAAGCGTGAAGCGGAAGTTATTTGGACGCGGAAAAAAGCAAGCgatttttgcaataactttATCAAACAATCTCAGACTTACAAAGCATGTAGTCGAGTTCCAGGTGTATCTCCTGACTCTCTCATAGAAAACTGTGTCTTGGATATCATG ATGACCAATTCCACGATTTGGGCTGGAGGGAGTCGAGAGGCTTTGAGAACAACTTGTATGAAGGAAATTTCTCAGAATACCACACTTAAGGCAGTTACAGAGGAAGGAAAGCCGTCCATAGCAGAACAAGTTAAAAAGAAAACCTGTACAAATGAATGCAGCGGACATGGAAtctgtattaatg GAACATGTGAATGTGATGAAGAATTTGGAGCTAAGGATTGTTCCATGGACCTGAACAAACCCCCACTAGTGTATGGAGTAAACATTGAGGAGGGAGGGCTCTGTGATAAAAGAGCCTGCCAGAGGGCCCTGGTGGAAGGCTACGGGTTTCTAGATATGCACACCCTCAAATGCTTGCTGACAGTTTTCCAT GTTACAGAAAACAAGACAGTAGTCGGTGATTTCATAGAGTACATGGTTCAAGCTGAACACGACAGTATAGCCGAGGTGTTCTGTCCCCTTGGACCGGCCAGGAGAAGACGCTCTGTCCCCCGGGGGTTCGTACAGGGAATCACCCTCTCCGTGGCCAACAACGGCCGTAACTTCAGCACACATCACACTATCTTTGTGCTGGACGGGGTCTGTCAGGACACGGTCAATGTGTCCGGGGATATCCAGTTCACTCTCAGG GTAGGATATTGTTACATCAATGGAAAATGTTATGGTGATGGCAGCATCCATGAAACTGAGGAATGTTTAGCTTGTAACACCGAAAAGAATACCACAGAATGGAGCAAAGTAGATG GATGTGAATTAGTGACGGAGGCCGTTGATGACAAACTGGAAGTAAATGGAAATCTCAAACCAGAAGGAGACAGTTTTCCGACAACCATTGTGGTCACAGTTCTAGTGAGTGTTCTGGTGCTGGCGGCCTTGGTAACATCTGTGGTCCTATACTTCAAGATGAAACGCTCGGCCAG